From the Solibacillus sp. FSL R5-0449 genome, one window contains:
- a CDS encoding methyl-accepting chemotaxis protein translates to MKKQSKSRSKSNSSIKSKLIVISILLLIVPMIVIGMTSYQKSSTSLEKLGKTNLQNSVEFTLATIDAYNTEVEKGNIPLESAQEKVKEIILGEKNGDGVRPINSSIDLGENGYMIVYSQDGTRIAHPSKEGASAWDDVDENGVKFAQEMIKTANNGGGFTFYNSALPNNKEQIEEKVSYSKVDPNWDWVVTASTYMMDFNQPATELLTIILIVMGISIILGVIIIWFYTNLITKPIIKVTEQMGYLANGDLTKELLLVKSKDEIGKLADAINLLHKNLKNSMKKVADTSELLTSQSEELSQSADEVRLGSEQVASTMQELAAGSETQAHNASELASVMNTFVERVHDANENGLRIEENSKDVLSMTNDGSELMKKSIQQMEKIHAIVNESVKKVAGLDKQSQEISNLVTVIKDVADQTNLLALNAAIEAARAGEHGKGFAVVADEVRKLAEQVSNSVTDITGIVDNIQKETFFVSDSLQTGYKEVEQGKIQIESTGETFEGISSAVKEMVNSITTIGQNLSEITASTQVMNGSVEEVASVSEESAAGIEQTAASVQQTSSIMEEVAGSSKHLADLAEELNALVGEFKL, encoded by the coding sequence ATGAAAAAACAATCTAAATCCAGGTCTAAATCTAACTCTTCCATTAAATCAAAGTTAATTGTTATTTCTATTTTACTTTTGATTGTGCCGATGATTGTAATTGGAATGACAAGTTACCAGAAAAGCTCTACCAGCTTAGAGAAATTAGGTAAAACAAACTTGCAAAACAGTGTTGAATTTACACTTGCTACAATAGATGCTTATAATACGGAAGTTGAAAAAGGGAATATTCCACTTGAAAGTGCTCAAGAGAAAGTAAAGGAGATTATTTTAGGCGAAAAGAATGGGGATGGCGTTCGACCTATAAACTCTTCAATCGATCTTGGGGAAAACGGCTATATGATTGTTTATAGTCAAGATGGAACCCGTATAGCGCATCCATCTAAAGAGGGTGCGAGTGCATGGGATGATGTGGATGAGAACGGTGTGAAATTCGCTCAAGAGATGATTAAAACAGCAAATAACGGCGGTGGGTTTACTTTTTATAATTCCGCATTGCCAAATAATAAAGAGCAAATTGAGGAGAAGGTTTCCTATTCAAAAGTAGATCCAAACTGGGACTGGGTAGTAACTGCCAGTACCTATATGATGGATTTTAATCAGCCTGCTACAGAGTTGTTGACAATTATTCTTATTGTTATGGGGATTTCAATTATTCTAGGGGTAATCATTATTTGGTTCTACACTAATTTAATTACTAAGCCAATCATTAAAGTTACTGAACAGATGGGGTATTTGGCCAATGGTGATTTAACGAAAGAACTGCTGTTAGTTAAATCAAAAGACGAAATAGGCAAATTGGCGGATGCCATCAATCTATTACATAAAAATCTTAAAAATTCGATGAAAAAAGTTGCCGATACTTCAGAGTTATTAACGAGCCAAAGTGAAGAACTATCACAATCGGCCGATGAAGTAAGGTTGGGATCGGAGCAAGTGGCATCTACTATGCAAGAATTGGCTGCAGGTTCGGAAACACAGGCTCATAATGCGAGTGAACTGGCATCGGTGATGAATACGTTTGTTGAAAGAGTCCATGATGCGAATGAGAATGGGTTACGGATAGAGGAGAATTCAAAAGACGTATTAAGTATGACCAATGACGGATCTGAACTAATGAAAAAATCAATTCAGCAGATGGAAAAAATCCATGCCATTGTAAATGAATCAGTAAAAAAGGTTGCCGGATTAGATAAGCAGTCACAGGAAATATCCAATTTAGTGACGGTCATTAAAGATGTAGCCGATCAGACGAATCTCCTTGCTTTAAATGCTGCAATTGAAGCTGCAAGAGCTGGAGAACACGGTAAAGGATTTGCTGTAGTTGCTGATGAGGTAAGGAAGCTGGCTGAGCAAGTATCTAATTCTGTAACAGATATTACGGGGATTGTGGACAATATTCAAAAGGAAACTTTTTTTGTTTCTGACTCACTGCAAACGGGCTATAAAGAAGTCGAGCAAGGAAAAATCCAAATTGAATCAACAGGTGAAACTTTCGAAGGGATTAGTAGTGCTGTAAAAGAAATGGTAAATAGTATTACAACGATCGGCCAAAACTTATCGGAAATTACAGCCAGTACACAAGTGATGAATGGGTCCGTTGAAGAAGTTGCATCGGTCTCCGAGGAATCCGCTGCCGGCATCGAACAAACAGCAGCATCTGTTCAACAAACGAGCAGTATTATGGAGGAAGTAGCAGGCAGTTCGAAACATCTTGCCGATTTGGCGGAAGAACTCAATGCATTAGTTGGTGAGTTTAAACTTTAA
- a CDS encoding NUDIX hydrolase, with translation MKKDRGKVWLGVAAIVENSAGEWLLVKKTYGGLKGAWSLPAGFVQPAETVTTAAVREVLEETGILCEVKGLVGFRSGVILNDISDNMAIFYCKPVDDDQPFTLQEREIGEACWMAPSEIIHHELSSVMLREMANQHAAQHIHPIIEGVNPGDVFGYSEYHLFFKK, from the coding sequence ATGAAAAAGGATCGAGGAAAAGTTTGGCTTGGAGTTGCCGCGATTGTTGAAAATTCAGCAGGGGAATGGCTGCTCGTGAAAAAAACATATGGAGGACTAAAAGGAGCATGGTCTTTACCGGCCGGATTTGTTCAGCCAGCTGAAACCGTTACAACGGCTGCTGTGCGTGAAGTGCTGGAAGAGACGGGGATTCTCTGTGAAGTAAAGGGACTTGTCGGTTTTCGTTCCGGCGTCATCCTGAATGATATTAGTGATAATATGGCGATTTTTTATTGTAAGCCGGTAGATGATGATCAGCCTTTTACATTGCAGGAAAGAGAAATCGGCGAAGCATGCTGGATGGCACCGAGTGAAATTATTCACCATGAACTGTCATCGGTTATGCTCAGAGAAATGGCTAACCAGCACGCAGCACAACATATTCACCCGATTATTGAAGGGGTGAACCCGGGGGACGTGTTCGGCTATAGCGAATACCATCTATTTTTCAAAAAATAA
- a CDS encoding leucyl aminopeptidase, with the protein MNIESTAKTFESQTSETLIIGVQKHREQMKNWSAFTEFYGDVIDTWLHAGEISSDTKKITKLPYSGNHSSLKRIYFVGLGERKNITANELREVFAAVGKELKAAKVGDVAVWVESFTTDQLEESEVAYLAGEGLNLGYYSVQNYKTSSNEPNIYFDQIQFVTEANMEDVIGNFEVGKIYADAVNEARTLINLPPNLLTASDLADYATELANIYGLEVEILNKAQMEELGMGGILSVNKGSVEEPRLITLKYKGKPEWEDVIGFVGKGVTYDTGGYSLKPREGMVGMKGDMGGAAAVLGAMRIIGETRPKQNVVAVIGSTDNMVSGEAFKPDDVITMYNGKTVEVLNTDAEGRLVLADAMTYAKQQGANYLIDVATLTGGVIVALGKDKTGALTNNEEFFEEFMGAALETGEFVWRLPLTESDKKRIRKSEVADLNNSPGRDGHMIFGGGFVGEFAEGTPWVHLDIAGTSDADAPHALGPKGGTGAMVRTLATLVELRDN; encoded by the coding sequence ATGAATATTGAATCAACAGCAAAAACGTTTGAATCACAAACTTCTGAAACATTGATTATCGGAGTACAAAAACATCGTGAACAAATGAAAAACTGGTCAGCGTTTACTGAATTTTATGGAGATGTTATTGACACATGGCTTCATGCAGGTGAAATTTCATCAGATACAAAAAAGATTACGAAATTACCGTATTCGGGCAACCACTCTTCACTTAAACGTATATACTTTGTCGGCCTAGGTGAACGCAAAAATATAACAGCGAACGAATTACGTGAAGTATTTGCAGCAGTAGGTAAAGAACTGAAAGCGGCAAAAGTAGGCGATGTGGCAGTTTGGGTAGAATCTTTTACAACAGATCAGCTGGAAGAATCGGAAGTGGCTTACTTAGCTGGTGAAGGTTTAAATTTAGGCTATTATTCAGTACAAAATTATAAAACTTCTTCAAATGAGCCGAACATATATTTTGATCAAATTCAATTTGTTACAGAAGCGAATATGGAAGATGTGATCGGTAATTTCGAAGTAGGGAAAATTTATGCGGATGCGGTAAACGAAGCGCGTACATTAATCAACTTGCCTCCTAATTTACTGACAGCAAGTGATTTGGCGGATTACGCAACAGAGCTTGCGAATATTTATGGATTAGAAGTTGAAATTTTAAACAAAGCACAAATGGAAGAACTGGGTATGGGCGGTATTTTATCTGTCAATAAAGGTTCTGTAGAAGAGCCGCGTTTAATTACATTGAAGTATAAAGGGAAACCGGAATGGGAAGATGTAATCGGCTTTGTCGGAAAAGGTGTAACGTACGATACAGGCGGTTACTCATTAAAACCGCGTGAAGGCATGGTCGGCATGAAAGGCGATATGGGCGGAGCAGCTGCTGTTCTTGGTGCGATGCGCATTATCGGTGAAACTCGCCCGAAACAAAATGTTGTTGCCGTAATCGGATCTACAGACAATATGGTATCAGGTGAAGCATTCAAGCCGGATGATGTTATTACAATGTACAATGGCAAAACAGTTGAAGTATTAAATACAGATGCGGAAGGCCGTTTAGTATTGGCGGATGCTATGACTTATGCGAAGCAGCAAGGAGCAAACTATTTAATCGATGTAGCGACATTAACGGGTGGAGTAATCGTTGCGTTGGGCAAAGATAAAACAGGCGCTTTAACAAATAACGAAGAATTCTTTGAAGAGTTTATGGGTGCGGCACTTGAAACAGGTGAGTTCGTATGGCGTTTACCATTAACAGAAAGCGATAAAAAGCGTATCCGTAAATCGGAAGTGGCAGATTTAAACAACTCTCCGGGTCGTGACGGCCATATGATTTTCGGCGGTGGCTTCGTTGGAGAATTTGCGGAAGGAACTCCTTGGGTTCACCTTGATATTGCAGGGACTTCTGATGCGGATGCACCGCATGCATTGGGACCAAAAGGCGGTACAGGTGCCATGGTTCGTACTTTAGCAACACTGGTAGAATTACGCGATAACTAA
- a CDS encoding YufK family protein → MKNPYLYGYLPFITIILFSFSFSMLAISESLQLLHAIGVYNGMREFLSDLELRFVLLIVFVLLFFMIFSALKLIGETIHELGMLFFSKDKEGQTIHAARGGYVIFFFGAFASIIGSQSLPILVGIFIFTIFCYFIYNVYKKSQYMSIPGVIGLIFYEVLTWFLLLALVIYAVIKLYNGILASLPFA, encoded by the coding sequence ATGAAAAATCCTTATTTGTATGGCTACTTACCATTCATTACAATTATATTATTTAGTTTTTCGTTCAGTATGTTAGCCATATCAGAATCGCTACAACTGCTTCATGCAATCGGTGTCTATAATGGGATGCGTGAATTTTTATCGGATCTGGAGCTGCGCTTTGTATTACTGATTGTATTTGTATTACTATTTTTCATGATTTTTTCAGCATTAAAGCTGATCGGGGAGACGATTCATGAGCTTGGAATGCTGTTCTTCTCAAAAGATAAAGAAGGGCAAACGATTCATGCTGCACGCGGTGGATATGTCATCTTCTTTTTTGGAGCATTTGCTTCAATAATTGGGAGCCAATCCTTACCGATCTTAGTCGGCATTTTTATTTTTACGATTTTTTGTTATTTTATTTACAACGTTTATAAAAAGAGTCAGTATATGTCCATTCCAGGTGTGATCGGATTAATCTTTTATGAAGTACTTACCTGGTTCCTGTTATTGGCTCTCGTGATCTATGCAGTTATTAAGCTGTACAACGGAATTCTTGCGAGCTTGCCGTTCGCATAG
- a CDS encoding divergent PAP2 family protein, protein MELLQNTPLWLGVFAIVFAQILKVPIHFIVTKKVDWSLLTSTGGMPSSHSAAVTSVATAVGIETGFDSPTFAVAAMLAGIVMYDASHVRFQAGQHAAVLNELRHDLRLFFDEIKRWPEMNEQEKIEDLKTLLGHKKSEVFIGGLAGIVFAALWYTIQVL, encoded by the coding sequence ATCGAACTTCTACAAAATACGCCGCTTTGGCTTGGGGTTTTTGCAATTGTTTTTGCACAGATCCTAAAAGTACCGATCCATTTTATTGTAACGAAAAAAGTGGATTGGAGCTTGCTGACATCTACCGGCGGAATGCCAAGTTCCCACTCTGCAGCTGTAACAAGTGTTGCTACTGCAGTCGGTATTGAGACAGGATTTGATTCACCGACTTTTGCTGTTGCAGCTATGTTGGCCGGAATTGTCATGTACGATGCAAGCCATGTACGCTTTCAGGCTGGACAACACGCGGCCGTTTTAAACGAACTGCGCCACGATCTCCGCTTGTTTTTTGATGAAATTAAACGCTGGCCGGAAATGAATGAACAAGAAAAAATCGAGGATTTAAAAACATTATTAGGTCACAAAAAAAGTGAAGTGTTCATCGGGGGATTGGCAGGAATTGTTTTTGCAGCTTTATGGTACACCATTCAAGTGTTATAA
- a CDS encoding EAL-associated domain-containing protein, with amino-acid sequence MSVLELLDKLDQIEILYEPIYSADGHRIVAYEAIGQVESENENEPINIEQFTYEKDVPADIRAEIEQIFVSRSLQNVAHLIDDVGLYIPCNPELLLLDFGESYFTMLKETVAESNLPNITLVMTEHLYEGELNQLQHLIRYIKTYGIKIALADVGPQTQLENILLLEPAILKINVAQLNYNLWGAQNHAFSTIRTLAVKMGTQLLVENIETVYQLQHGWKNGTRYFKGPYLQLPHKELQVRDALKERFRKDCEQFIATEKKLLLQKYEEMKRLERTICSTVEQINPSTSQIDKMMQLANALEKCAFRIYICDSNGFQTSPNIRWNEGKWEKQEEIIGKNWSWRPYFLLNIIKMTKDNKGELSSVYSDIETGELTRTYSMAISNEEFLFIDIKYDYLYEHNIVN; translated from the coding sequence ATGAGTGTTTTAGAGTTACTGGATAAGTTAGATCAAATCGAAATTTTATATGAGCCAATCTATAGTGCAGATGGTCATCGCATTGTGGCTTATGAAGCGATAGGCCAAGTGGAAAGTGAAAATGAAAATGAACCGATCAATATTGAGCAATTTACATATGAAAAAGACGTACCAGCAGATATTAGAGCAGAAATTGAGCAAATTTTTGTTTCCCGATCATTGCAAAATGTTGCTCATTTGATTGACGATGTTGGCTTGTATATTCCATGCAACCCCGAACTGCTTTTACTGGATTTTGGGGAAAGTTATTTTACGATGCTGAAAGAAACAGTTGCCGAATCGAACCTCCCAAACATTACCCTTGTCATGACGGAACATCTTTATGAAGGAGAGCTGAATCAGCTGCAGCATTTAATTCGCTATATTAAAACATATGGCATCAAAATTGCTTTGGCAGATGTCGGTCCGCAAACCCAGCTTGAAAATATTTTACTGCTTGAACCGGCTATCCTTAAAATCAACGTCGCCCAGTTGAACTATAATTTATGGGGAGCGCAAAACCATGCGTTTTCAACAATTCGAACACTTGCCGTAAAGATGGGGACGCAATTATTAGTCGAAAATATTGAAACAGTGTACCAATTACAGCACGGATGGAAAAACGGTACCCGTTATTTTAAAGGACCTTATTTGCAACTGCCGCATAAAGAGCTGCAAGTACGCGATGCTTTAAAAGAACGCTTTCGCAAAGATTGTGAACAGTTTATTGCAACGGAAAAGAAACTCCTTCTTCAAAAGTATGAAGAAATGAAACGTCTTGAACGGACGATTTGTTCAACAGTTGAGCAAATCAATCCATCCACTTCACAGATTGATAAAATGATGCAGCTGGCAAATGCTTTGGAAAAATGTGCATTTCGTATTTATATTTGTGACAGCAATGGTTTCCAGACATCCCCGAATATCCGCTGGAACGAGGGGAAATGGGAAAAGCAAGAAGAGATCATCGGCAAAAACTGGAGCTGGCGACCATACTTCCTGTTGAACATTATTAAAATGACAAAAGACAATAAAGGCGAGTTGTCTTCCGTTTACAGTGACATTGAAACAGGCGAATTGACACGTACGTATTCAATGGCTATTTCAAACGAAGAGTTTTTGTTTATCGATATTAAATACGATTATTTATATGAACATAACATTGTAAATTGA
- a CDS encoding transglycosylase domain-containing protein, giving the protein MKQLFGYIVILCSIPLLLLIGNAAWKELAKAEQHEQLIKQSIKLPEVTSTSPITLYDANNKIFSEEYTEWSQPLALDEVPEIAKQLFIFSEDESFYEHIGFDVSAIARALIANKSEQSIQQGGSTITQQLVRMRYLTTDKTYERKLMELFYAYEIEKTYSKDEIFEMYLNEMYFSNQVYGIGAAATYYFNRPLSKLSIPEIAFISAIPNNPSLYDPSVHFNNTKSRQERLLDKLTEHGVITAEEAITYKKEPIQLTIKQKAQQYPSYSTYVLEELKWLIAEQTGYREKIDNTSDKMEKEFLQLELKKKTDAILRQGVHVYTALQPEKQRQDETAINRILPKTDLQASATIIDNETREVISIFGGKNYRKHDLHRAFQSPRQPGSAFKPISVFAPYFEETSATPYSIVNGGPYCVGNFCPDNYGRIWYNNITVETAFKNSVNTSALRLFNAVGVETAFRYINRFGFESIIEKDRTFAAALGGLTYGVTSLEMADAYSSFVDGYYVPAHSIRKVTDLNGETIFSWPRKREEIWSASTTKTMRSLLNETVATGTGRGLYSASGYIGAKTGTTNEFKDYWVAGLTNDYTAAVWIGYDQPRSMEAIERAKIHFAIFNAITE; this is encoded by the coding sequence ATGAAACAACTTTTCGGCTACATTGTCATTTTATGTAGCATTCCTTTACTTCTACTAATCGGGAATGCGGCCTGGAAAGAACTTGCGAAAGCGGAGCAGCATGAACAATTAATCAAGCAGTCGATCAAGCTCCCTGAAGTAACTTCCACATCGCCCATTACGTTATACGATGCAAACAACAAAATCTTCAGTGAAGAATATACTGAATGGTCACAGCCACTTGCGCTGGATGAAGTCCCTGAAATTGCTAAGCAGCTGTTTATATTCAGTGAAGATGAAAGTTTTTATGAACATATAGGCTTTGATGTGAGTGCAATCGCCCGTGCCCTCATTGCAAATAAATCGGAGCAGTCCATTCAGCAAGGCGGTTCCACTATTACACAACAGCTTGTCCGAATGCGTTATTTAACAACGGACAAAACATATGAGCGGAAACTGATGGAGCTTTTTTACGCCTACGAAATTGAGAAAACTTATTCAAAAGACGAAATCTTTGAGATGTATTTAAATGAAATGTATTTCAGCAATCAAGTATATGGCATTGGAGCAGCGGCAACTTATTACTTCAATCGTCCTTTGTCAAAATTGTCCATACCCGAAATTGCTTTTATATCGGCGATTCCGAACAATCCCTCATTATACGACCCGTCTGTGCACTTTAACAATACAAAAAGCAGGCAGGAACGGTTACTCGATAAACTGACAGAGCATGGGGTTATTACAGCTGAGGAAGCAATAACGTATAAAAAAGAACCGATTCAATTGACGATTAAACAAAAAGCACAGCAGTATCCGAGCTACAGTACATACGTTTTAGAGGAACTGAAATGGCTCATTGCCGAACAAACAGGTTACCGCGAAAAAATCGACAACACTTCCGATAAGATGGAAAAGGAATTTCTACAGCTGGAGCTGAAGAAAAAAACGGACGCCATTTTACGTCAAGGTGTCCATGTATATACAGCACTGCAGCCTGAGAAACAACGACAGGATGAAACGGCTATTAACCGGATTTTACCGAAGACCGACTTACAGGCAAGTGCAACGATTATTGATAATGAAACACGTGAAGTGATCAGTATATTTGGTGGTAAAAATTATCGGAAGCATGATTTGCACCGTGCTTTTCAATCTCCGAGACAGCCGGGTTCTGCATTTAAGCCGATCAGTGTGTTTGCCCCTTACTTTGAAGAAACATCCGCTACACCTTATTCAATCGTAAATGGCGGGCCGTACTGTGTAGGAAATTTCTGTCCTGATAATTATGGACGTATCTGGTACAACAATATAACTGTGGAAACAGCTTTCAAAAACAGTGTTAATACAAGTGCTTTACGACTGTTTAATGCTGTAGGGGTTGAAACAGCATTCCGTTATATTAACCGGTTCGGTTTTGAATCGATCATAGAAAAAGACCGCACATTTGCCGCAGCTCTGGGCGGGTTAACATACGGGGTGACTTCACTGGAAATGGCCGATGCTTACTCCAGTTTTGTCGACGGCTATTATGTACCTGCTCATAGCATTCGTAAAGTAACTGATTTAAATGGAGAAACGATTTTTAGCTGGCCGCGCAAACGGGAGGAAATATGGTCTGCATCGACTACAAAAACGATGCGCAGCCTTTTGAATGAAACGGTGGCTACCGGAACAGGGAGAGGCCTTTATAGCGCATCCGGCTATATTGGGGCCAAGACCGGAACGACAAACGAATTCAAAGATTATTGGGTTGCCGGATTGACAAATGACTATACAGCAGCCGTTTGGATTGGCTATGATCAGCCCCGTTCAATGGAAGCGATCGAACGCGCAAAAATTCATTTTGCTATATTTAATGCGATAACAGAATAA
- a CDS encoding NAD(P)/FAD-dependent oxidoreductase, with amino-acid sequence MKRPTILVLGAGYGGLTTIVNLQKLINTNEAEIILVNKNDYHYETTWLHEVGAGTISPDKARYPISKVINHNVTFVIANVENIDANTKKVETSAGEFSYDYLVIGLGFEGETFGIPGLKEHALSLTNINTARQVREHIEYQFASWTLDEVKDDSKLTIVVGGAGFTGIEFLGELGNRIPELCREFDIPQEKVRLLCVEAAPTVLPGFDPELVDYAQEQLRKKGVEFSIGTPIVEATAEGVNIKKDEENTEFIKAGTVVWAAGVRGNALIESSGIESNRARIAVREDMRAPGFDDVFVVGDCAFLLNAEAGRPYPPTAQIAMQQGEIIAKNIKHLMNDEPTEVFAYDDKGAVCSLGQEDAIGTAFGRKFTGKPASALKKVVDDRALYLVGGVGLTLKKGKFKFI; translated from the coding sequence ATGAAAAGACCGACTATTTTAGTATTAGGCGCAGGGTATGGAGGATTAACAACAATTGTAAATCTCCAAAAATTAATCAATACAAATGAAGCAGAAATTATTTTAGTGAACAAAAACGACTATCATTATGAAACAACATGGCTGCATGAAGTAGGGGCTGGTACGATTTCTCCGGATAAAGCCCGTTATCCGATTTCAAAAGTTATTAATCACAATGTAACGTTCGTCATTGCGAATGTAGAAAACATTGATGCCAATACAAAGAAAGTAGAAACATCAGCTGGTGAGTTCTCGTACGATTATTTAGTGATCGGCTTAGGTTTCGAAGGGGAAACATTCGGCATTCCTGGTCTGAAGGAACACGCATTATCATTGACGAATATTAATACTGCACGTCAGGTCCGTGAGCATATTGAATATCAGTTTGCTTCCTGGACATTGGATGAAGTGAAAGACGACAGTAAACTTACGATTGTCGTAGGCGGTGCCGGCTTTACAGGCATAGAATTTTTAGGAGAGCTCGGTAACCGAATTCCTGAGCTTTGCAGAGAATTTGATATTCCTCAAGAAAAAGTGCGTCTTCTTTGTGTAGAAGCAGCACCGACTGTATTACCTGGTTTTGATCCGGAGTTGGTCGATTATGCGCAGGAACAGCTGCGTAAAAAGGGTGTGGAATTTTCTATCGGCACACCGATTGTGGAAGCGACAGCAGAAGGTGTGAACATTAAAAAAGATGAAGAAAACACGGAATTCATTAAAGCAGGTACTGTTGTATGGGCAGCGGGAGTCCGAGGAAATGCATTAATCGAGTCTTCCGGTATTGAATCGAACCGCGCACGTATTGCGGTCCGTGAAGATATGCGCGCACCAGGCTTTGACGATGTCTTTGTCGTAGGGGACTGTGCATTTTTACTGAATGCGGAAGCAGGCAGACCTTATCCGCCAACAGCTCAGATTGCGATGCAGCAAGGTGAAATCATCGCCAAAAATATTAAGCATTTAATGAATGATGAGCCGACGGAAGTGTTTGCTTACGATGATAAAGGTGCTGTTTGTTCATTAGGTCAAGAAGATGCTATTGGAACAGCATTCGGCCGTAAATTTACCGGCAAGCCAGCATCGGCATTAAAGAAAGTCGTTGATGACCGCGCATTGTATTTAGTCGGCGGTGTCGGCTTAACATTGAAAAAAGGCAAATTCAAATTTATATAA
- a CDS encoding DUF2225 domain-containing protein, whose protein sequence is MEISPYYEKTVNCIHCKKSFSTLKVRTKSIKIEHTASDFQPVYTDNNVNALYYNVFVCQHCGFSFTEDFSKNFAPGVQEQINEKICSHWVPHSFSKERTVFEAIQTYKLALFCATIKKEKFVITSGLALRLAWLYRSIKNDIQEQRFLKLARDHYMESYSTEDYAGTSMSDVRIVYMVAELSRRIGDYENATRFFSRVIESQRVGGEAKLVNMAKEQWELVREARGKIAL, encoded by the coding sequence ATGGAAATTTCCCCATATTACGAAAAGACAGTGAACTGTATTCATTGCAAGAAAAGTTTTTCAACACTTAAAGTTCGTACCAAATCCATAAAAATTGAACATACAGCATCCGATTTTCAGCCGGTCTATACAGACAATAACGTAAATGCATTATATTATAATGTTTTTGTCTGTCAGCATTGCGGGTTTTCATTTACTGAAGACTTCAGTAAAAATTTTGCTCCAGGTGTGCAAGAACAAATCAATGAAAAAATTTGCAGTCATTGGGTACCGCACAGTTTCAGTAAAGAGCGTACTGTTTTCGAAGCAATTCAAACCTATAAGCTCGCGTTGTTTTGTGCAACGATCAAAAAAGAAAAATTCGTCATTACTTCCGGCTTGGCATTGCGCCTGGCTTGGTTATATCGGTCAATAAAAAATGATATACAGGAACAGCGCTTTTTAAAGTTGGCCCGTGATCATTACATGGAAAGCTATTCTACGGAAGATTATGCAGGTACATCGATGTCGGATGTACGGATTGTATACATGGTTGCTGAACTGTCTCGTCGCATCGGAGATTATGAAAATGCAACACGTTTCTTTTCACGTGTAATTGAAAGCCAGCGTGTAGGCGGTGAAGCCAAACTTGTTAATATGGCTAAAGAACAATGGGAATTAGTTCGTGAAGCACGCGGTAAAATCGCCCTATAA
- a CDS encoding iron-sulfur cluster assembly accessory protein: MASEKQVIILTEAASFQVKEMMVHNEEENASLRVAVKGGGCSGLSYGMAFEQTINDDDFVDNQHGIQIIVSEEDAGILQGTKIDFKQSLMGGGFTIDNPNALASCGCGTSFKAAARPAVEQPCE; this comes from the coding sequence ATGGCAAGTGAAAAACAAGTAATCATTTTAACAGAAGCGGCCTCATTTCAAGTCAAAGAAATGATGGTTCATAACGAAGAAGAAAATGCGAGCCTGCGTGTAGCAGTAAAAGGCGGAGGTTGCAGTGGTCTTTCATATGGTATGGCATTTGAACAAACAATTAATGACGATGACTTTGTTGACAACCAACATGGCATTCAAATTATCGTATCTGAAGAAGATGCGGGCATTTTACAAGGAACGAAAATTGATTTTAAACAATCATTAATGGGCGGCGGTTTCACAATCGACAACCCGAACGCACTTGCTTCATGCGGATGCGGCACAAGCTTTAAAGCAGCAGCACGTCCGGCAGTAGAGCAACCATGTGAATAA
- a CDS encoding YuiB family protein, giving the protein MNDVSLVQVIISVVLFFVMFFGIGFLLNMLLRMTWLMAIVYPVVVIFIIDEVSFLDYFFKAGTAFPALSDKIQALQIVDIVILAGGFAGAIVSGFVMIALRKAGYRMF; this is encoded by the coding sequence ATGAATGATGTTTCGTTAGTACAAGTAATTATTTCCGTCGTATTATTTTTTGTCATGTTTTTCGGGATCGGCTTTTTATTGAATATGTTATTGCGGATGACATGGTTAATGGCTATTGTCTATCCGGTTGTCGTAATTTTTATCATCGATGAAGTAAGCTTTTTGGATTATTTTTTTAAGGCAGGGACAGCATTTCCGGCTTTAAGCGACAAAATTCAGGCATTACAGATTGTGGATATCGTTATCTTGGCTGGTGGCTTTGCCGGGGCAATCGTATCCGGCTTTGTTATGATAGCACTGCGAAAAGCAGGATATCGCATGTTTTAG